Proteins encoded together in one Cicer arietinum cultivar CDC Frontier isolate Library 1 chromosome 4, Cicar.CDCFrontier_v2.0, whole genome shotgun sequence window:
- the LOC101492078 gene encoding outer envelope pore protein 16-4, chloroplastic has product MEDELDDVVPCTSLAVESTLRVGTAGAIWGLCTGPYDAHRQGLTGIARASFVANSVRVFGTQCGLVAGVFSITRCGVKKYRRQNDWVNGLIGGAVAGAAVAARSRSWTQVIGMAGLVSAFCAAADYSRT; this is encoded by the exons ATGGAAGATGAACTAGACGATGTCGTTCCATGCACATCACTCGCCGTTGAATCTACCCTTCGCGTCGGAACG GCTGGTGCAATTTGGGGATTGTGTACTGGTCCCTACGATGCTCATAGACAGG GTCTTACAGGCATTGCTCGAGCTTCTTTTGTG GCAAACTCGGTTCGTGTGTTTGGGACTCAATGCG GACTTGTAGCTGGAGTTTTCAGCATTACACGCTGCGGAGTTAAGAAATACAGGAGACAGAATGATtgg GTCAATGGTTTGATTGGAGGAGCTGTAGCAGGTGCAGCTGTTGCTGCTAGGTCACGAAGTTGGACGCAGGTGATTGGGATGGCCGGTTTGGTTTCTGCTTTTTGTGCTGCAGCTGACTATTCCAGAACATAA
- the LOC101490908 gene encoding pentatricopeptide repeat-containing protein At3g62890, whose protein sequence is MRGLTKAISSTHPSLHLFHPNVESFVWNNLIRFRVKFKPKLAHHSPLSLYLRMRFHAVTPDLHTFPFLLQSLNNPSHLSLALQLHVQIFLLGLSDDPFVQTSLINMYSSCGSVPFAHRVFDEIPQPDVSSWNAIIHANAKVGMIHVARKLFDHMPQRNVISWSCMIHGYVSCGEYKAALSLFRNLQVLEGHRIRPNEFTLTSVLSACAKLGALQHGKWVHAYIDKSGMKIDVVLGTALIDMYAKCGNIERAKCIFYNMGLEEKDVMAWSAIIAALAMHGLSKECIELFEKMINDGVWPNAVTFVGVLCACVHGGLVSEGNQYFKRMKEEYGVSPLIQHYGCMVDLYSRAGRIGDAWDIVKSIPMEPDVMIWGALLSGARMHGDIETCEISIKKLIELDPKNSGAYVLLSNVYAKMGKWREVRHLRDVMELRGVKKVPGCSLVEIDGVLHEFSAGEDSHPETQNIYRMIDEIMKRLEKHGYIRNTNEVLLDLDEEGKELALSLHSEKLALAFCFLRTSPGTTIRIVKNLRICSDCHVVMKMVSREFKREIIVRDCNRFHHFKNGVCSCKDYW, encoded by the coding sequence ATGCGAGGTTTGACGAAGGCAATATCATCTACACACCCGAGTCTTCATCTTTTCCACCCCAACGTAGAATCCTTTGTCTGGAACAACCTCATTCGATTTCGAGTCAAATTCAAACCCAAACTTGCTCATCATTCCCCACTCTCCCTCTACCTTCGTATGCGCTTCCATGCCGTAACTCCAGATCTTCACACCTTCCCTTTCCTTCTCCAATCCCTCAATAACCCTTCTCATCTCTCTCTAGCTCTCCAACTCCATGTCCAAATCTTCCTACTTGGTCTCTCCGATGATCCTTTTGTTCAAACCTCCCTCATTAACATGTACTCTTCATGTGGTAGTGTCCCCTTCGCACACCGAGTGTTCGATGAAATTCCCCAACCAGACGTATCATCTTGGAATGCTATCATCCACGCAAATGCAAAGGTGGGTATGATTCACGTGGCGAGGAAACTGTTTGATCATATGCCTCAAAGGAATGTGATATCTTGGAGCTGCATGATTCATGGTTATGTAAGTTGCGGCGAGTACAAAGCTGCACTTTCCTTGTTTCGGAATTTGCAGGTTTTGGAGGGTCATAGAATTAGACCCAATGAATTCACATTGACGTCTGTGCTATCAGCTTGTGCGAAGTTAGGTGCTCTTCAACATGGAAAATGGGTTCATGCTTATATCGACAAATCAGGGATGAAAATTGACGTTGTTTTGGGGACTGCTTTGATTGATATGTATGCTAAATGTGGGAACATTGAAAGGGCAAAATGCATATTTTATAATATGGGTCTTGAAGAAAAAGATGTAATGGCTTGGAGTGCTATCATTGCTGCTCTGGCCATGCATGGACTTTCAAAGGAATGCATTGAACTTTTTGAAAAGATGATAAATGATGGGGTGTGGCCAAATGCTGTGACTTTTGTGGGTGTTCTTTGTGCTTGTGTACATGGAGGTTTAGTTAGTGAAGGGAATCAATATTTCAAGAGGATGAAAGAAGAGTATGGTGTTAGTCCTTTGATACAACATTATGGTTGTATGGTTGATCTATACAGTAGAGCCGGTCGAATTGGAGATGCTTGGGATATTGTGAAATCAATACCTATGGAACCTGATGTGATGATATGGGGTGCTTTGCTTAGTGGTGCTAGGATGCATGGTGACATTGAAACATGTGAGATTTCAATAAAGAAACTCATTGAGTTGGACCCTAAAAACAGTGGTGCCTATGTGCTTCTTTCTAATGTGTATGCAAAGATGGGAAAGTGGAGGGAAGTGAGGCATCTGAGAGATGTTATGGAGCTGAGGGGCGTTAAGAAAGTTCCAGGGTGTAGTTTGGTTGAGATAGATGGTGTTCTTCATGAGTTTTCTGCAGGGGAGGATTCTCATCCAGaaacacaaaatatatatagaatgATTGATGAGATTATGAAGAGGCTGGAGAAGCATGGTTATATACGTAACACCAATGAGGTATTGCTTGATTTGGATGAGGAAGGAAAGGAGTTGGCATTATCTCTTCATAGTGAAAAATTAGCACTTGCATTTTGCTTTCTGAGGACAAGCCCAGGCACCACAATAAGGATTGTA
- the LOC101491548 gene encoding caffeoylshikimate esterase-like isoform X1 — MELRFEYQEGYWKNSRGIQLFTSKWLPISSPKALVFLCHGYGMECSTFMREIGEKLASVGYAVFGMDYEGHGRSAGVRCYITKFDNIVNDCFNFYKSICELQEYKGKAKFLYGESMGGAVSLLLHKKDPSFWDGAVFVAPMCKISEKVKPHPVVVSVLTGLEEIIPRWKIVPTKDVIDSAFKDRAKRESIRKNKLIYQEKPRLKTALELLRTSLSLESCLHQVTLPFIVLHGANDTVTDPEVSKALYDRASSVDKTMKLYPGMWHGLTSGEPDENIELVFGDIISWLDKRASSKARLESFLTIQTYNHSDNLHEFQGRRSSL; from the exons ATGGAATTGAGGTTTGAATACCAAGAA GGATACTGGAAGAACTCAAGGGGAATACAACTCTTCACCAGCAAGTGGTTACCTATTTCTTCTCCCAAGGCTCTTGTTTTCCTTTGCCACG GCTATGGAATGGAATGCAGTACATTCATGAGAG AAATTGGAGAGAAGTTAGCATCTGTAGGCTATGCTGTGTTTGGGATGGACTATGAAGGACATGGACGCTCTGCAGGTGTTCGTTGTTACATAACCAAATTTGACAACATTGTTAACGACTGTTTCAACTTTTATAAGTCAATTTGCG AGCTCCAAGAGTACAAAGGAAAGGCCAAGTTTTTGTATGGAGAGTCAATGGGGGGAGCAGTGTCCCTACTGTTACATAAAAAGGATCCTTCATTTTGGGACGGTGCTGTTTTTGTAGCACCAATGTGTAAG ATATCAGAGAAGGTGAAGCCACATCCTGTTGTTGTTAGCGTATTGACTGGATTGGAAGAAATTATTCCTAGGTGGAAAATAGTTCCTACAAAGGATGTCATCGATTCAGCCTTCAAAGATCGTGCTAAACGGGAATCG ATAAGGAAAAACAAGTTGATATATCAGGAAAAGCCAAGGTTAAAAACAGCATTGGAATTGCTGAGAACTAGTTTGAGTCTTGAAAGCTGCTTACACCAAGTGACACTACCGTTTATAGTGTTACATGGAGCGAATGATACAGTAACAGACCCAGAAGTAAGCAAGGCATTATATGATAGAGCTAGTAGTGTAGACAAGACCATGAAATTGTACCCTGGAATGTGGCATGGCTTAACATCCGGAGAGCCTGATGAAAATATTGAACTTGTGTTTGGAGACATCATAAGTTGGTTGGACAAGAGAGCTTCGAGCAAAGCACGTTTGGAGTCTTTTCTAACAATTCAAACTTACAACCATAGTGATAATCTTCATGAGTTTCAAGGACGCCGCTCATCACTGTAG
- the LOC101491548 gene encoding caffeoylshikimate esterase-like isoform X2 — protein sequence MECSTFMREIGEKLASVGYAVFGMDYEGHGRSAGVRCYITKFDNIVNDCFNFYKSICELQEYKGKAKFLYGESMGGAVSLLLHKKDPSFWDGAVFVAPMCKISEKVKPHPVVVSVLTGLEEIIPRWKIVPTKDVIDSAFKDRAKRESIRKNKLIYQEKPRLKTALELLRTSLSLESCLHQVTLPFIVLHGANDTVTDPEVSKALYDRASSVDKTMKLYPGMWHGLTSGEPDENIELVFGDIISWLDKRASSKARLESFLTIQTYNHSDNLHEFQGRRSSL from the exons ATGGAATGCAGTACATTCATGAGAG AAATTGGAGAGAAGTTAGCATCTGTAGGCTATGCTGTGTTTGGGATGGACTATGAAGGACATGGACGCTCTGCAGGTGTTCGTTGTTACATAACCAAATTTGACAACATTGTTAACGACTGTTTCAACTTTTATAAGTCAATTTGCG AGCTCCAAGAGTACAAAGGAAAGGCCAAGTTTTTGTATGGAGAGTCAATGGGGGGAGCAGTGTCCCTACTGTTACATAAAAAGGATCCTTCATTTTGGGACGGTGCTGTTTTTGTAGCACCAATGTGTAAG ATATCAGAGAAGGTGAAGCCACATCCTGTTGTTGTTAGCGTATTGACTGGATTGGAAGAAATTATTCCTAGGTGGAAAATAGTTCCTACAAAGGATGTCATCGATTCAGCCTTCAAAGATCGTGCTAAACGGGAATCG ATAAGGAAAAACAAGTTGATATATCAGGAAAAGCCAAGGTTAAAAACAGCATTGGAATTGCTGAGAACTAGTTTGAGTCTTGAAAGCTGCTTACACCAAGTGACACTACCGTTTATAGTGTTACATGGAGCGAATGATACAGTAACAGACCCAGAAGTAAGCAAGGCATTATATGATAGAGCTAGTAGTGTAGACAAGACCATGAAATTGTACCCTGGAATGTGGCATGGCTTAACATCCGGAGAGCCTGATGAAAATATTGAACTTGTGTTTGGAGACATCATAAGTTGGTTGGACAAGAGAGCTTCGAGCAAAGCACGTTTGGAGTCTTTTCTAACAATTCAAACTTACAACCATAGTGATAATCTTCATGAGTTTCAAGGACGCCGCTCATCACTGTAG
- the LOC101491227 gene encoding large ribosomal subunit protein eL22z, producing MSGAKGKKKGTSFVIDCAKPVEDKIMDIASLEKFLQERIKVGGKAGALGDSVTVTREKSKITVTSDSNFSKRYLKYLTKKYLKKHNVRDWLRVIASNKDRNVYELRYFNIAENEGEEED from the exons ATGAGCGGAGCTAAGGGGAAGAAGAAGGGAACAAGCTTCGTCATCGATTGTGCGAAGCCGGTTGAGGATAAGATTATGGACATTGCTTCCTTGGAGAAGTTTCTTCAAGAGAGGATTAAGGTTGGTGGTAAAGCTGGTGCTCTCGGTGATTCCGTTACAGTTACTCGTGAAAAGAGCAAGATCACCGTTACCTCCGATAGCAATTTCTCCAAACG GTATCTGAAGTACTTAACCAAGAAGTACTTGAAAAAGCACAATGTGAGGGATTGGCTTCGTGTGATTGCCTCCAACAAGGACCGCAATGTCTATGAGTTGAGATACTTCAACATTGCTGAGAATGAGGGTGAAGAGGAAGACTGA